Proteins encoded within one genomic window of Sphingosinicella ginsenosidimutans:
- a CDS encoding tryptophan halogenase family protein: MRDDLIRKVVIVGGGTAGWMAAAAMSRIIGGMPGLSIELVESEQIGTVGVGEATIPQLVLFNQLLGIDEDEFIKATHGTYKLGIEFRDWVRIGHRYIHPFGFYGPDMKGIEFYHYWLKGRGLGDATPLDAYSISAMAALSTKMMRPRPDLPNSPVSKIAYAFQFDASLYARFLRTRAEAWGVVRTEGRIVEVAQDAESGFIEAVLLEDGRRIEGDLFIDCSGFRGLLIEQTLRSGFEDWSKWLPNDRAIAIPTESSGDETPLTRATARPAGWQWRIPLQHRVGNGHVYSSAHMSDEDALDLLLANLDGAPLADPNRLRFKAGYRRQAWVKNVVALGLAGGFLEPLESTSIHLVQSGIARLMTLFPSRRWNDAEIRRYNERTIREYEDIRDFLVLHYLATQRDDTPYWDYCRNIDPPPGLAEKLEMFRSNGRVFREHEELFTETSWQAVLIGQEIEAGGYHPVADLLSDEETLTRLRHIREVIADTVRQLPTQREFLRMNNSASDVVMKRAS; the protein is encoded by the coding sequence ATGAGGGACGATCTGATCCGCAAGGTCGTGATCGTCGGCGGCGGGACCGCCGGCTGGATGGCGGCGGCGGCGATGTCCCGGATCATCGGCGGGATGCCCGGCCTCTCGATCGAGCTGGTGGAGTCCGAACAGATCGGCACGGTCGGCGTCGGCGAAGCGACGATCCCCCAACTCGTCCTGTTCAACCAGTTGCTCGGCATTGACGAGGACGAGTTCATCAAGGCGACGCACGGCACCTACAAGCTCGGCATCGAATTTCGGGATTGGGTGCGGATCGGCCATCGCTACATCCATCCCTTCGGCTTCTACGGGCCGGACATGAAGGGGATCGAATTCTATCATTACTGGCTGAAGGGCCGCGGACTTGGCGATGCGACCCCGCTCGACGCCTATTCCATCTCGGCCATGGCGGCGCTTTCGACGAAGATGATGCGGCCGCGGCCGGATCTTCCCAATTCGCCCGTGTCGAAGATCGCTTATGCCTTCCAGTTCGACGCGAGCCTTTATGCGCGCTTTCTTCGCACGCGCGCCGAGGCGTGGGGTGTCGTGCGGACCGAGGGCCGCATCGTCGAGGTCGCGCAGGACGCCGAGAGCGGCTTCATAGAGGCGGTCCTGCTCGAAGACGGCCGACGCATCGAGGGCGACCTTTTCATCGACTGCTCGGGCTTTCGCGGCCTGCTCATCGAGCAGACGCTGCGTTCGGGGTTCGAGGACTGGTCGAAATGGCTGCCCAACGATCGCGCCATCGCGATCCCGACCGAAAGCAGCGGCGACGAGACCCCGCTGACGCGCGCCACCGCCCGCCCGGCGGGCTGGCAGTGGCGCATTCCGCTCCAGCACCGCGTCGGCAACGGCCATGTCTATTCGAGCGCGCATATGTCGGACGAGGATGCGCTCGATCTGCTGCTCGCCAATCTCGACGGCGCGCCGCTCGCCGATCCGAACCGGCTGCGCTTCAAGGCCGGCTATCGCAGGCAGGCCTGGGTGAAGAACGTGGTCGCGCTCGGCCTCGCGGGCGGCTTCCTGGAGCCGCTCGAATCGACCAGCATCCATCTCGTCCAGTCGGGCATCGCCCGGCTGATGACCCTCTTCCCGAGCCGGCGCTGGAACGACGCCGAGATCCGGCGATACAACGAGCGGACGATCCGCGAATATGAGGATATCCGCGACTTCCTCGTCCTCCATTATCTGGCGACCCAGCGCGACGACACGCCTTACTGGGATTATTGCCGCAACATCGATCCGCCGCCCGGGCTCGCCGAGAAGCTGGAGATGTTCCGGTCCAACGGCCGCGTGTTCCGCGAGCATGAGGAGCTGTTCACCGAAACGAGCTGGCAGGCGGTGCTGATCGGCCAGGAGATCGAGGCCGGCGGCTATCATCCGGTCGCCGACCTGTTGAGCGACGAGGAGACGCTGACACGGCTCAGGCATATCCGCGAAGTGATCGCCGATACGGTGCGCCAGCTGCCGACGCAGCGCGAATTCCTGCGCATGAACAACAGCGCCAGCGATGTCGTGATGAAGCGCGCGTCGTAG
- a CDS encoding tryptophan halogenase family protein produces the protein MNEHSIREVVIVGGGTAGWMAAAAFARFLNNGYTRITLIESAEIGTIGVGEATIPPLITFNRMLGINENEFLRATKGTFKLGIEFVGWGGEGERYFHPFGYHGHDLEGVHFHQLYLRERKRRVMQDISAWSMSAVAAQLGKFARPPADARPPFGQLLYAFHFDASLYGQFLRAYAEGRGVRRIEGKVVDVAQDGESGHVRSVTLADGQVIEGDLFIDCSGFRGLLIEQTLKTGYEDWSNWLPCDRAIAVPSEHAVAPDPYTRVTTRRAGWQWRIPLQHRMGNGYVYSSAHISDDDAERELLANLEGPPLDQPRRLSFVTGRRTLAWNANVVSLGLASGFIEPLESTSIHFIQAGIARLISLFPDKRFNPVERDEYNRQMQNLFEDVRDFIVLHYKATRGTTDFWKRCQALEIPSTLQTKIDLFRAKGRVFREGFELFATTSWVAVFLGQHIVPEDYEPAVDALDEDKIAQALEQMRIGYLETAQAMPTHAEFVARCCAPPQPQAEAPFAFASGFGA, from the coding sequence ATGAACGAACATTCGATCCGCGAGGTCGTCATCGTCGGCGGCGGTACCGCCGGCTGGATGGCCGCCGCCGCCTTCGCGCGCTTCCTGAACAACGGCTACACGCGGATCACACTGATCGAATCCGCCGAGATCGGGACGATCGGCGTCGGCGAGGCGACGATCCCGCCGCTCATCACCTTCAACCGGATGCTCGGGATCAACGAGAACGAATTCCTCCGCGCGACCAAGGGCACCTTCAAGCTCGGCATCGAGTTCGTCGGCTGGGGCGGCGAGGGCGAGCGCTATTTCCACCCGTTCGGCTATCACGGCCACGATCTGGAGGGCGTGCATTTCCACCAGCTCTACCTGCGCGAGCGCAAGCGGCGCGTGATGCAGGACATTTCCGCCTGGTCGATGAGCGCCGTCGCCGCGCAGCTCGGCAAGTTCGCGCGGCCCCCGGCCGACGCGCGGCCGCCCTTCGGCCAGCTGCTCTACGCCTTCCATTTCGATGCGAGCCTCTATGGCCAGTTCCTGCGGGCTTATGCCGAAGGGCGCGGCGTGCGGCGCATCGAGGGCAAGGTCGTCGATGTCGCGCAGGATGGCGAAAGCGGCCATGTCCGCTCCGTCACCCTGGCCGACGGCCAGGTGATCGAGGGCGACCTTTTCATCGACTGCTCAGGCTTTCGCGGCCTGCTGATCGAGCAGACGCTGAAAACGGGCTACGAGGATTGGTCGAATTGGCTGCCCTGCGACCGCGCGATCGCCGTGCCGAGCGAACATGCCGTCGCGCCCGATCCCTATACCCGCGTCACCACTCGCCGCGCGGGCTGGCAGTGGCGCATCCCGCTCCAGCACCGGATGGGCAATGGCTATGTCTATTCGAGCGCGCATATCTCCGACGACGATGCCGAGCGCGAGTTGCTCGCCAATCTCGAAGGCCCGCCGCTCGATCAGCCGCGCCGCCTGTCCTTCGTGACGGGGCGGCGGACGCTTGCGTGGAATGCCAATGTCGTGTCGCTCGGCCTCGCCAGCGGTTTCATCGAGCCGCTCGAATCGACCAGCATCCACTTCATCCAGGCCGGCATCGCCCGCCTGATCTCGCTGTTTCCGGACAAGCGCTTCAACCCGGTCGAGCGCGATGAATATAACCGCCAGATGCAAAACCTGTTCGAGGACGTGCGCGATTTCATCGTGCTCCACTACAAGGCGACGCGCGGCACGACCGATTTCTGGAAGCGCTGCCAGGCGCTGGAGATCCCCTCGACGCTCCAGACCAAGATCGACCTGTTCCGCGCCAAGGGGCGTGTGTTCCGCGAAGGGTTCGAGCTGTTCGCGACGACGAGCTGGGTCGCGGTCTTCCTTGGCCAGCACATCGTCCCCGAAGATTACGAGCCGGCGGTCGACGCGCTCGATGAGGACAAGATCGCCCAGGCGCTGGAGCAGATGCGGATCGGCTATCTCGAAACCGCCCAGGCGATGCCGACCCATGCCGAGTTCGTCGCCCGCTGCTGCGCCCCGCCGCAGCCCCAGGCCGAGGCGCCGTTCGCCTTCGCAAGCGGGTTCGGTGCATGA
- a CDS encoding tryptophan halogenase family protein has translation MGEAIRSVLVAGGGITGWSAAAALARKLPGLSITVLPIAPAPDALADRIGGTLPSILEFHHDLGLTDADTILRAGSGLRLGTRFEGWSQGRPDYVHAYGDYGRPFGTASFHHHWLRAEKAGEAAPFDRHNAAAEIGRAGRFAPPNDDPASPLPGFLHALHINPPRYRELMRAFARHLGAIERPGEIAEVRRGADGGISGLGLVDGSEATADLYIDCTGPRALLRGTLGGDFEDWSQWLPCDRMLMAEGPPPADPPTLDDATAIEAGWRWQAASPARSSRGLVYSSAYMSDAEAAAALADGAAPIALRQGRLAEPWRRNCVAIGDAAVAVEPLEWTNLHLAHSATDRVIAMMPDRDFAAVELADYNRQAGAEADRVRDFVALHYLVADRPEPFWQSAAAAEPPPSLAHTLGLFRERGRLPFHEEETFSRDSWAAVLIGQGALPRRVDPLIDPVGPQISNRAMTELRAAIAGIVPNLPTQADYLRRLARQTAQ, from the coding sequence ATGGGCGAGGCCATCCGCTCCGTCCTCGTCGCCGGTGGCGGCATCACCGGCTGGTCGGCTGCGGCGGCGCTCGCGCGCAAGCTGCCCGGCCTTTCCATCACCGTGCTGCCGATCGCGCCGGCGCCCGACGCGCTCGCCGACCGGATCGGCGGCACTCTCCCCTCGATCCTCGAATTCCACCACGATCTCGGCCTCACCGACGCGGATACGATCCTGCGCGCGGGCAGCGGCCTCAGGCTCGGGACCCGCTTCGAGGGCTGGAGCCAGGGCCGGCCGGACTATGTCCACGCTTATGGCGACTATGGCCGGCCATTCGGCACCGCTTCGTTCCACCACCATTGGCTGCGCGCCGAAAAGGCAGGCGAGGCGGCGCCCTTCGATCGCCACAACGCCGCCGCGGAAATCGGCCGCGCGGGCCGCTTCGCCCCGCCGAACGACGATCCGGCAAGTCCGCTCCCCGGATTCCTCCACGCGCTCCACATCAATCCGCCGCGTTATCGCGAGCTGATGCGGGCATTCGCGCGGCATCTCGGGGCGATCGAGCGGCCGGGCGAGATCGCCGAGGTGCGGCGCGGCGCGGACGGCGGCATTTCGGGCCTTGGCCTGGTCGACGGCAGCGAGGCGACGGCCGATCTCTATATCGATTGCACCGGCCCGCGCGCCTTGTTGCGCGGTACGCTCGGTGGCGATTTCGAGGATTGGAGCCAATGGCTCCCCTGCGACCGGATGCTGATGGCCGAAGGCCCTCCCCCGGCCGACCCGCCGACGCTGGACGACGCGACCGCGATCGAGGCCGGCTGGCGCTGGCAGGCCGCATCGCCGGCGCGCAGCTCGCGCGGTCTCGTCTATTCATCGGCTTATATGAGCGACGCGGAAGCGGCGGCCGCGCTTGCGGACGGCGCGGCGCCGATCGCGCTTCGCCAGGGCCGTCTCGCGGAGCCGTGGCGACGCAACTGCGTCGCGATCGGCGACGCGGCGGTCGCGGTCGAGCCGCTGGAATGGACCAACCTCCACCTCGCCCACAGCGCGACCGATCGGGTCATCGCGATGATGCCGGATCGCGATTTCGCCGCGGTCGAGCTTGCCGACTATAACCGCCAGGCCGGCGCCGAGGCGGACCGGGTGCGCGATTTCGTCGCCCTTCACTATCTCGTCGCCGATCGCCCCGAGCCGTTCTGGCAATCCGCCGCCGCCGCCGAGCCGCCGCCGTCGCTGGCCCACACATTGGGCCTGTTTCGCGAGCGCGGGCGGCTGCCGTTCCACGAGGAGGAAACCTTCTCCCGCGACAGCTGGGCGGCGGTGCTGATCGGCCAGGGCGCCCTTCCCCGGCGCGTCGATCCGCTGATCGATCCCGTCGGCCCTCAAATCTCCAACCGAGCGATGACGGAGCTTCGCGCCGCGATCGCCGGGATCGTCCCCAACCTTCCGACCCAGGCCGATTATCTCCGGCGACTTGCAAGGCAGACCGCACAATGA
- a CDS encoding tryptophan halogenase family protein has product MTAGGEQVNIVVVGGGTAGWMTAAALVKLLPRRCTVHLVESEAIGIVGVGEATLPHIRAFNEKLGIAEAEFMARTRATFKLGIEFQGWGKPGDSYIHPFGTFGTGQSEVDFHQYWLRCIHQGIPVPPIQELSAACMIARMNRFDLPSTDPNRLESTFGYAYQFDANLYAPYMRAFAEAMGAKRTEGRIVDVHRNGETGDIESVQLESGERIAGDLFVDCSGFVSLLLGKALGEPFQDWSKWLPCDRAVAMPCRTETALTPYTGVIAMPGGWRWRIPLQHRTGNGYVYSSAFMGDDEARAGLVAAVEGEPIAEPRVLRFRAGRRERSWVHNCVGIGLASGFLEPLESTSIYLTQQAITALLELFPEREVSPIDRAEFNRLVDMEYDRVRDFLILHYHATTRAGMPFWDYVRTMEIPDSLAEKLELFRRRGRIVKYREGAFLDASWIAVYLGQGVMPEGHDPRADIPSAESLARGMAALHEEIRAAATRLPDHRQHIESYCPMADAA; this is encoded by the coding sequence ATGACCGCGGGAGGGGAGCAGGTGAACATCGTGGTGGTCGGCGGGGGAACCGCCGGCTGGATGACCGCGGCCGCCCTCGTCAAGCTGCTGCCGCGCCGCTGCACCGTCCATCTCGTCGAATCGGAGGCGATCGGGATCGTCGGCGTCGGCGAGGCGACCCTCCCCCATATCCGCGCCTTCAACGAGAAGCTCGGCATCGCGGAGGCGGAGTTCATGGCGCGCACCCGCGCGACCTTCAAGCTCGGCATCGAGTTCCAGGGCTGGGGGAAGCCGGGCGATTCCTATATCCACCCGTTCGGCACGTTCGGCACCGGGCAAAGCGAGGTGGATTTCCACCAATATTGGCTCCGCTGCATCCATCAGGGCATCCCGGTGCCGCCGATCCAGGAGCTTTCCGCGGCCTGCATGATCGCGCGGATGAACCGGTTCGATCTGCCCTCGACCGATCCGAACCGGCTCGAATCCACCTTCGGCTATGCCTATCAGTTCGATGCCAATCTCTACGCGCCCTATATGCGCGCCTTCGCCGAGGCGATGGGGGCGAAGCGGACCGAAGGGCGGATCGTCGACGTCCACCGCAATGGCGAGACCGGCGACATCGAATCGGTCCAGCTCGAAAGCGGCGAGCGGATCGCCGGCGACCTGTTCGTCGATTGCTCGGGCTTCGTCTCGCTGCTGCTCGGCAAGGCGCTCGGCGAGCCGTTCCAGGATTGGTCGAAATGGCTGCCCTGCGATCGCGCCGTGGCGATGCCGTGCCGCACCGAGACCGCGCTCACACCCTATACCGGCGTGATCGCGATGCCCGGCGGCTGGCGCTGGCGGATTCCGCTCCAGCACCGGACCGGCAACGGCTATGTGTATTCAAGCGCCTTCATGGGCGATGACGAGGCGCGCGCCGGCCTGGTCGCCGCGGTGGAAGGCGAGCCGATCGCCGAGCCGAGGGTGCTGCGGTTCCGCGCCGGGCGACGGGAACGCAGCTGGGTCCACAATTGCGTCGGCATCGGCCTTGCGTCCGGCTTTCTCGAGCCGCTCGAATCGACGAGCATCTACCTGACCCAGCAGGCGATCACGGCGCTGCTCGAACTGTTCCCCGAACGTGAGGTCTCGCCGATCGACCGCGCCGAGTTCAACCGGCTGGTCGACATGGAATATGATCGCGTCCGCGACTTCCTGATCCTCCACTATCACGCGACGACACGGGCCGGCATGCCGTTCTGGGACTATGTCCGCACGATGGAGATTCCGGACAGCCTCGCCGAGAAGCTGGAGCTGTTCCGGCGGCGCGGGCGGATCGTCAAATATCGCGAGGGCGCGTTCCTCGATGCGAGCTGGATCGCGGTCTATCTCGGCCAGGGCGTGATGCCCGAAGGCCACGATCCGCGCGCCGATATTCCCTCCGCGGAATCGCTCGCGCGCGGCATGGCGGCGCTGCACGAGGAAATCCGCGCGGCGGCGACGCGCCTTCCCGATCACCGACAGCACATCGAAAGCTACTGCCCGATGGCGGACGCGGCCTGA
- a CDS encoding glycoside hydrolase family 9 protein: MALVAATTPANADSPDAEPMPIRMSQIGFLPGGPKRAILPDPAPAPIPWRLLDRAGAPVASGMSGPAIDDAASGETVHVIDFSTASATGDGFVLEAGGARSRPFAIAPNLFGRLPFDALNIFYQSRASTPIEARYAGGDAWARPAGHAPDRAACISGRDADGNVWGGCPYTLDASRGWYDAGDHGKYLVNGGIAVWTLLNLWERAHSLGRPAPFPDGSARLPEAGNGVDDLLDEARWEVEFMLAMQVPAGTHLRLPVGETRSRPGLRFTEIDASGMAHHKIADARWTALPTPPQDDRETRLLYPPSTGATLNLAAVAAQCARIWRTIDAAFSARCLDAARRAYAAAKRNPEIHSIAAFTGSGGYGDDDFSDEFFWAAAELYATTGEPSYGEDLRASRWFAAPIAEPEWRHTATLGAMTLALAPDRLPPPDRAALRGRIVAAADRFLGEEQQSGYRIPFAGTDYVWGSNAVLLNRAMLMALADDFTGEARYRAGVFDVMDYLLGRNPLDRSFISGYGARPMANPHHRFWAHSLDPRLPPPPPGLVSGGPNSVSLRADAVGAALAGHCAPQMCWRDDIRAFSMNEVAINWNAPLVWVSTWLAEPPPTPLASRARQRIR, from the coding sequence ATCGCGCTGGTTGCGGCAACGACGCCCGCAAATGCCGATTCTCCCGACGCGGAGCCGATGCCGATTCGCATGAGCCAAATCGGCTTTCTGCCCGGCGGACCCAAGCGCGCGATCCTCCCCGATCCGGCGCCCGCGCCTATCCCCTGGCGACTCCTCGACCGGGCCGGTGCGCCCGTCGCAAGCGGCATGAGCGGGCCCGCCATCGATGATGCGGCGTCGGGCGAGACCGTTCATGTCATCGATTTCAGCACGGCCAGCGCAACCGGCGACGGATTCGTGCTGGAAGCCGGCGGCGCACGCAGCCGCCCCTTCGCGATCGCCCCGAACCTCTTTGGCCGGCTGCCTTTCGACGCGCTCAACATCTTCTACCAGAGCCGCGCCTCGACGCCGATCGAGGCGCGCTATGCCGGCGGCGACGCCTGGGCGCGCCCCGCCGGCCACGCCCCGGACCGCGCGGCCTGCATCTCCGGCCGCGATGCTGACGGGAACGTCTGGGGCGGTTGCCCCTACACGCTCGACGCCAGCCGCGGCTGGTACGATGCCGGCGACCACGGCAAATATCTGGTCAATGGCGGCATTGCCGTCTGGACGCTGCTGAACCTGTGGGAACGCGCCCATTCGCTCGGCCGGCCGGCGCCCTTCCCCGATGGCAGCGCGCGCCTGCCCGAAGCCGGCAACGGCGTCGACGACCTGCTCGACGAGGCCCGCTGGGAGGTCGAGTTCATGCTCGCGATGCAGGTTCCCGCCGGCACCCACCTGCGACTCCCCGTCGGCGAGACCCGCAGCCGGCCCGGTCTCCGCTTCACTGAGATCGACGCATCGGGGATGGCCCATCACAAGATCGCCGATGCGCGCTGGACCGCCCTGCCGACGCCGCCGCAGGACGATCGCGAGACCCGCCTCCTCTATCCGCCGAGCACCGGCGCGACGCTCAATCTCGCCGCCGTGGCCGCGCAATGCGCGCGGATCTGGCGGACGATCGACGCCGCTTTCTCCGCCCGCTGCCTCGATGCCGCGCGGCGCGCCTACGCCGCGGCGAAGCGCAATCCGGAAATCCACTCGATCGCCGCCTTCACCGGCAGCGGCGGCTATGGCGACGACGATTTCTCGGACGAATTCTTCTGGGCCGCCGCCGAGCTCTACGCGACGACCGGCGAGCCGTCCTATGGCGAGGATCTGCGCGCCTCGCGCTGGTTCGCGGCGCCGATCGCCGAGCCCGAATGGCGGCACACGGCAACGCTCGGCGCGATGACGCTCGCCCTCGCGCCGGACCGGCTGCCGCCGCCCGATCGCGCCGCCCTGCGCGGCCGCATCGTCGCCGCTGCAGACCGCTTCCTCGGGGAGGAGCAACAGAGCGGCTACCGCATCCCATTCGCCGGCACCGATTATGTCTGGGGCTCGAATGCGGTGCTGCTCAACCGGGCGATGCTGATGGCGCTTGCCGACGATTTCACCGGCGAGGCGCGCTATCGTGCCGGTGTCTTCGACGTCATGGATTATCTGCTCGGCCGCAACCCGCTCGATCGCTCATTCATCTCGGGATACGGCGCGCGGCCGATGGCCAATCCGCACCATCGCTTCTGGGCCCACAGCCTCGATCCGCGCCTTCCGCCGCCGCCGCCGGGGCTGGTGTCCGGTGGCCCCAATTCGGTGTCGCTGCGCGCCGATGCGGTTGGCGCCGCGCTTGCCGGCCATTGCGCGCCGCAGATGTGCTGGCGCGACGACATCCGCGCCTTTTCGATGAACGAGGTCGCGATCAACTGGAATGCACCGCTCGTGTGGGTGTCGACCTGGCTCGCCGAGCCGCCGCCGACGCCCTTGGCAAGCCGGGCCCGGCAGCGGATAAGATAG